One Quadrisphaera sp. RL12-1S DNA segment encodes these proteins:
- a CDS encoding PucR family transcriptional regulator, translating into MTALEDPALATERVARALQGSTGALAATAIARLEERHAWYGALGPQERSWVGLVAQGGIAAFVTWFRARAERPAVSADVFATAPRELVRAVSLHQALQLLRVVVDVVEERVTELADAGEQPDLRADLREAVLRYSREVAFSAAEVYARAAEARGAWDARLEALVVDALVRGEADDDLATRVAALGWAHDVPVAVLVGTRPAGAADAVVADLRRAARTVADDALVGLRGERALLVLGASGEDGPLRAAASLAPRLGAGPVVVGPVVAGLAAAGRSARTALVALTAARAWPEAPRPVAADELLPERVLAGDAGARRALADRVHAPLAAAAPALAETLRAYLVSGRSLEGTARALFVHPNTVRYRLRRVAEVTGWDPAVPREAFVLQVGLAVGALAERPGRRSGAPEPTAVP; encoded by the coding sequence GTGACCGCCCTGGAGGACCCGGCCCTCGCCACCGAGCGGGTGGCGCGGGCGCTGCAGGGCTCCACCGGCGCTCTGGCCGCCACGGCGATCGCGCGGCTGGAGGAGCGCCACGCCTGGTACGGCGCGCTGGGCCCGCAGGAGCGCTCGTGGGTGGGCCTGGTGGCGCAGGGCGGCATCGCGGCCTTCGTCACGTGGTTCCGCGCGCGCGCCGAGCGCCCGGCGGTCTCGGCCGACGTGTTCGCCACGGCCCCGCGCGAGCTGGTCCGGGCGGTCTCGCTGCACCAGGCCCTGCAGCTGCTGCGCGTGGTGGTAGACGTGGTGGAGGAGCGCGTCACCGAGCTCGCCGACGCGGGCGAGCAGCCGGACCTGCGGGCCGACCTGCGCGAGGCCGTGCTGCGGTACTCGCGGGAGGTGGCGTTCTCCGCGGCGGAGGTCTACGCCCGCGCTGCGGAGGCCCGGGGGGCGTGGGACGCGCGCCTGGAGGCCCTCGTGGTGGACGCCCTGGTGCGCGGAGAGGCCGACGACGATCTCGCCACCCGCGTCGCGGCGCTCGGCTGGGCGCACGACGTGCCGGTGGCCGTGCTCGTGGGCACCCGCCCCGCGGGAGCGGCGGACGCCGTGGTGGCGGACCTGAGGCGCGCGGCGCGGACCGTGGCGGACGACGCCCTGGTGGGCCTGCGCGGCGAGCGGGCGCTGCTGGTGCTGGGCGCGTCCGGGGAGGACGGGCCGCTGCGGGCGGCCGCCTCGCTGGCGCCCCGCCTGGGCGCGGGCCCGGTGGTGGTGGGCCCGGTGGTGGCCGGCCTGGCCGCGGCGGGCCGGTCGGCGCGCACGGCGCTGGTGGCGCTGACCGCCGCCCGCGCCTGGCCGGAGGCTCCGCGGCCGGTGGCCGCCGACGAGCTGCTGCCCGAGCGCGTCCTCGCCGGTGACGCCGGGGCGCGCCGGGCCCTGGCGGACCGGGTGCACGCCCCGCTGGCCGCGGCGGCTCCCGCGCTGGCGGAGACGCTGCGCGCGTACCTGGTCTCGGGGCGGTCGCTGGAGGGCACGGCGCGGGCGCTGTTCGTGCACCCCAACACCGTCAGGTACCGGCTGCGCCGGGTGGCGGAGGTCACCGGGTGGGACCCGGCGGTGCCCCGGGAGGCGTTCGTGCTGCAGGTGGGCCTGGCGGTGGGAGCCCTCGCCGAGCGGCCCGGACGGCGGTCCGGCGCCCCGGAGCCGACCGCGGTCCCTTGA
- a CDS encoding DUF3052 domain-containing protein, whose product MSETAGAPATSGAARLGLSAGQAVQERGYDHDVDHDLRDEVEDLTGEQMLDEHDVDVVDAVLLWWREDDGDLVDALVDSLVSLADDGVVWLLTPKAGSPGHVRPSDVEEAAPTAGLFATSTVKPSPDWTAIRLVSGRGRR is encoded by the coding sequence GTGAGCGAGACCGCGGGGGCACCCGCCACGAGCGGGGCGGCACGGCTGGGCCTGAGCGCGGGCCAGGCGGTGCAGGAGCGCGGCTACGACCACGACGTCGACCACGACCTGCGCGACGAGGTCGAGGACCTCACCGGTGAGCAGATGCTCGACGAGCACGACGTCGACGTCGTCGACGCGGTGCTGCTGTGGTGGCGCGAGGACGACGGCGACCTGGTCGACGCCCTGGTGGACTCCCTGGTCTCCCTCGCCGACGACGGCGTGGTGTGGCTGCTCACCCCCAAGGCCGGCAGCCCCGGCCACGTGCGCCCCTCCGACGTGGAGGAGGCCGCGCCCACGGCGGGCCTGTTCGCCACCTCGACGGTCAAGCCGTCGCCGGACTGGACGGCCATCCGCCTCGTCAGCGGTCGCGGCCGTCGCTGA
- a CDS encoding zinc ribbon domain-containing protein: MSGPTQTAPAHDQRRLLDVQALDTRLAQIAHRARTLPEHAAIAALDGTERSLRDELVAARTVASDVEREATRAETEVEQVRSRAERTSARLAAGGTPPKELQQLLAEAEALTRRLRTLEDAQLEVMERQEAAAEAAAALEERAAGLSGERAKLVAARDTALTAAREEHDRTGAQRAGAIGQLDKGLVALYEQVRARRDGLGAAAVVGETCGGCRLPFTGTFRVRVAAAAPDDVVQCEECDRILVRSPEPELRR, encoded by the coding sequence ATGAGCGGTCCGACGCAGACCGCCCCCGCCCACGACCAGCGCCGCCTGCTCGACGTGCAGGCGCTCGACACGCGGCTGGCGCAGATCGCGCACCGCGCTCGCACCCTGCCCGAGCACGCCGCGATCGCGGCGCTGGACGGCACCGAGCGCAGCCTGCGCGACGAGCTGGTGGCGGCCCGCACGGTCGCCTCCGACGTCGAGCGCGAGGCCACCCGCGCCGAGACCGAGGTGGAGCAGGTCCGCTCGCGCGCCGAGCGCACCTCGGCCCGCCTGGCCGCCGGGGGCACCCCGCCCAAGGAGCTGCAGCAGCTGCTGGCCGAGGCCGAGGCCCTGACCCGCCGGCTGCGCACCCTGGAGGACGCCCAGCTGGAGGTGATGGAGCGCCAGGAGGCCGCCGCCGAGGCCGCCGCCGCCCTGGAGGAGCGCGCCGCCGGCCTGTCCGGTGAGCGCGCGAAGCTCGTCGCCGCCCGCGACACCGCCCTCACCGCGGCCCGCGAGGAGCACGACCGCACCGGCGCCCAGCGCGCCGGGGCCATCGGCCAGCTCGACAAGGGCCTGGTGGCGCTCTACGAGCAGGTCCGCGCCCGGCGCGACGGCCTGGGCGCCGCGGCCGTGGTGGGGGAGACCTGCGGCGGCTGCCGCCTGCCCTTCACCGGCACCTTCCGCGTGCGGGTGGCCGCCGCCGCCCCGGACGACGTGGTGCAGTGCGAGGAGTGCGACCGCATCCTCGTCCGCTCGCCCGAGCCCGAGCTGCGGCGGTGA
- a CDS encoding Nif3-like dinuclear metal center hexameric protein codes for MSTPTLAQVVAVLDGLYPQAWAEDWDRPGLVCGDPEASVERVLLAVDPVEDVVEEALDEGAQLVLAHHPLLLRGTSSVAATFPKGRVVHRLVRSGVALFTAHTNADSARPGVSDALARVVGLVDLAPLVPASHDAALGLGRVGRLERPLPLRTFAEQVAQALPGTAGGVRVAGDPDALVERVAVCGGAGDSLFADVRAAGVDAYVTADLRHHPASEAREQAPRTALVEVSHWASEWPWLHGAAERLTAALADRGQSVTTSVSVRSSDPWSFHVPSPAGTVR; via the coding sequence GTGAGCACCCCGACGCTGGCGCAGGTCGTCGCCGTCCTCGACGGGCTGTACCCGCAGGCCTGGGCCGAGGACTGGGACCGCCCGGGCCTGGTCTGCGGAGACCCGGAGGCCTCCGTGGAGCGCGTCCTGCTGGCGGTCGACCCCGTCGAGGACGTGGTCGAGGAGGCGCTGGACGAGGGCGCCCAGCTGGTGCTGGCGCACCACCCGCTGCTGCTGCGCGGCACCTCCTCCGTGGCCGCCACCTTCCCCAAGGGCCGGGTGGTGCACCGCCTGGTGCGCTCCGGGGTGGCCCTGTTCACCGCCCACACCAACGCCGACTCCGCGCGGCCGGGCGTCTCCGACGCCCTGGCGCGCGTGGTGGGGCTGGTGGACCTGGCACCGCTGGTCCCGGCGTCCCACGACGCCGCGCTCGGCCTGGGACGGGTGGGCCGCCTGGAGCGCCCCCTGCCGCTGCGCACCTTCGCCGAGCAGGTGGCCCAGGCGCTGCCGGGCACCGCCGGGGGCGTGCGCGTGGCCGGTGACCCCGACGCGCTCGTCGAGCGCGTGGCGGTCTGCGGCGGAGCGGGCGACTCGCTGTTCGCCGACGTGCGGGCCGCCGGGGTGGACGCCTACGTCACCGCCGACCTGCGCCACCACCCCGCCTCCGAGGCCCGCGAGCAGGCGCCGCGGACCGCCCTCGTGGAGGTCTCCCACTGGGCCAGCGAGTGGCCCTGGCTCCACGGCGCCGCCGAGCGCCTCACCGCAGCCCTGGCCGATCGCGGCCAGTCCGTCACCACGTCCGTGTCCGTGCGGTCGTCCGACCCCTGGAGCTTCCACGTGCCCTCGCCCGCCGGGACCGTCCGATGA
- a CDS encoding YaaA family protein: MLLLLPPSERKLPARPGRSSTPVDLAALSWPQLAPARERVLEAAAAVSDDPAAVGAGPSLAQEVARNGRWRTEPAHAAARVFTGVLFEALGLASLPRAAAARAAERVLVVSAAYGLLRPADRVPAHRLSMGTDLPGVGQLAAHWRPHLAPVLDELTGQPGQVVLDCRSAAYAAAWRPAGALAGKVVAVRVFREAPGPDGPVRTVVSHDAKRTRGELARHLLLRRRKEPDSPEALAAAAAEAFEVELAPAAPGRVRHLDVVLRGAA, from the coding sequence GTGCTCCTGCTGCTGCCGCCCTCGGAGCGCAAGCTCCCCGCCCGCCCCGGGCGGTCCAGCACCCCGGTCGACCTCGCGGCCCTGTCGTGGCCGCAGCTGGCCCCCGCGCGCGAGCGGGTGCTCGAGGCCGCCGCCGCGGTCAGCGACGACCCCGCCGCCGTCGGCGCGGGCCCCTCGCTCGCGCAGGAGGTGGCCCGCAACGGCCGCTGGCGCACCGAGCCCGCCCACGCCGCCGCGAGGGTCTTCACGGGGGTGCTCTTCGAGGCGCTCGGCCTCGCCTCGCTGCCCCGGGCGGCCGCCGCCCGGGCCGCCGAGCGCGTGCTGGTGGTCTCCGCGGCCTACGGCCTCCTGCGCCCCGCCGACCGCGTGCCGGCCCACCGGCTGTCCATGGGCACGGACCTGCCGGGCGTCGGCCAGCTCGCGGCGCACTGGCGCCCGCACCTGGCACCCGTGCTCGACGAGCTCACCGGGCAGCCGGGCCAGGTGGTGCTCGACTGCCGCTCCGCCGCGTACGCCGCCGCATGGCGGCCCGCAGGGGCGCTGGCCGGGAAGGTGGTGGCGGTACGGGTCTTCCGGGAGGCCCCGGGACCGGACGGGCCCGTGCGCACCGTGGTCAGCCACGACGCCAAGCGCACCCGCGGCGAGCTGGCGCGCCACCTGCTGCTGCGGCGCAGGAAGGAGCCCGACTCCCCCGAGGCGCTCGCCGCCGCCGCGGCCGAGGCCTTCGAGGTGGAGCTGGCCCCGGCCGCCCCCGGCCGCGTCCGCCACCTCGACGTCGTGCTGCGGGGTGCGGCGTGA
- a CDS encoding rhodanese-like domain-containing protein, which yields MSTFTPRTGDLTPRQAWDALAADPAAVLVDVRTQAEWVFVGLPDLSALGRRVVALEWTSFPDGAHNAQFLAQLEGVAPKDAHVLFLCRSGHRSVAAADAAARAGWLRSSNVLDGFEGDLDADGHRGARGWRAEGLPWRQS from the coding sequence GTGAGCACCTTCACGCCCCGCACCGGCGACCTCACGCCCCGCCAGGCGTGGGACGCGCTCGCCGCGGACCCCGCGGCGGTGCTGGTCGACGTCCGCACCCAGGCCGAGTGGGTGTTCGTCGGGCTGCCGGACCTGTCCGCGCTGGGGCGGCGCGTGGTGGCGCTGGAGTGGACGAGCTTCCCCGACGGAGCCCACAACGCGCAGTTCCTCGCGCAGCTGGAGGGCGTGGCGCCGAAGGACGCCCACGTGCTCTTCCTGTGCCGCTCCGGCCACCGCTCGGTGGCCGCCGCGGACGCCGCGGCGCGGGCCGGCTGGCTGCGCTCGTCCAACGTCCTCGACGGCTTCGAGGGTGACCTCGACGCCGACGGCCACCGGGGCGCCCGCGGCTGGCGCGCCGAGGGCCTGCCCTGGCGGCAGTCCTAG
- a CDS encoding SLC13 family permease has translation MSPAPERAGGTAQDDDERRREPSWATPWRWLPDGALVPLLAVLASAVVLVSGALTLGQAGALVGRTWSVLVFLLGAAVLAELAGKAGVFEVAAVWAARHGGGRTWKLWLLVVAIAVAATVTLSLDTTAVLLTPVVLALARRTGAPASVGALLALTCAWLANTASLLLPVSNLTNLLALDVLEGGPAGGGVPAFAALTWRPAVAAVVATVVVLALLHHRALRTGYSRPQPADVADRVLLKVAAAVVVLVLPALAVGLEPWAVAGTAALVLAAVFAVRKRSALRWDVVPLPLAVSVLGLFVVVEALNQHGLTGALASVAGQGEGFTELLRLAGTSAAAANAVDNLPAYLALQPLLSPDDPLRTAAVLVGVNAGPLITPWGSLAVLLWARACRAEDVPVRWGRFALQGLVLVPVVLVACVGALVL, from the coding sequence GTGAGCCCGGCGCCCGAGCGCGCCGGGGGGACCGCGCAGGACGACGACGAGCGCCGCCGCGAGCCGTCCTGGGCCACGCCCTGGCGCTGGCTGCCCGACGGTGCGCTCGTGCCGCTGCTGGCGGTGCTCGCCTCCGCCGTCGTCCTGGTCTCGGGGGCCCTCACGCTCGGGCAGGCCGGGGCACTGGTCGGGCGCACCTGGAGCGTGCTGGTGTTCCTGCTGGGCGCCGCCGTGCTGGCGGAGCTGGCCGGCAAGGCGGGCGTGTTCGAGGTGGCCGCGGTGTGGGCCGCCCGCCACGGCGGCGGGCGCACCTGGAAGCTGTGGCTGCTCGTCGTCGCCATCGCGGTGGCCGCCACCGTCACCCTCAGCCTGGACACCACCGCCGTGCTGCTCACGCCCGTGGTGCTGGCCCTGGCCCGGCGCACCGGCGCGCCCGCCTCGGTGGGGGCGCTGCTGGCGCTGACGTGCGCGTGGCTGGCCAACACGGCCTCGCTGCTGCTGCCGGTGTCCAACCTCACCAACCTGCTCGCCCTCGACGTGCTCGAGGGCGGCCCCGCCGGCGGCGGCGTCCCGGCGTTCGCGGCGCTGACGTGGCGCCCCGCGGTGGCGGCGGTGGTGGCGACCGTCGTCGTCCTCGCCCTCCTGCACCACCGGGCGCTGCGCACGGGGTACTCCCGGCCGCAGCCGGCCGACGTGGCCGACCGCGTGCTGCTCAAGGTGGCGGCCGCCGTGGTGGTGCTCGTGCTGCCGGCGCTGGCGGTCGGCCTGGAGCCATGGGCAGTGGCGGGCACGGCCGCGCTGGTGCTGGCCGCGGTGTTCGCCGTGCGGAAGCGCTCTGCGCTGCGCTGGGACGTGGTGCCGCTGCCGCTGGCGGTCTCGGTGCTGGGGCTGTTCGTGGTGGTGGAGGCGCTCAACCAGCACGGCCTCACCGGGGCCCTGGCGTCCGTGGCCGGGCAGGGCGAGGGGTTCACCGAGCTGCTGCGCCTGGCCGGCACCTCGGCGGCGGCCGCCAACGCCGTCGACAACCTCCCGGCCTACCTCGCGCTGCAGCCGCTGCTGTCCCCCGACGACCCGCTGCGCACCGCCGCGGTGCTCGTCGGCGTCAACGCCGGCCCCCTCATCACGCCGTGGGGGTCGCTGGCGGTGCTGCTGTGGGCGCGCGCCTGCCGCGCCGAGGACGTGCCCGTGCGGTGGGGCCGGTTCGCGCTGCAGGGCCTCGTGCTCGTGCCCGTGGTGCTGGTGGCCTGCGTCGGCGCGCTGGTGCTCTGA
- a CDS encoding alpha/beta fold hydrolase, translating to MILAHDVSGSGPLLVLVHGITEDRRSWDPVDLTGAFTVLRVDLRGHGASPAAEPYDIPVLAADVHDTVVHAQEALGLPDEPPAVVGHSLGGIVATAYGALFPARAVVNVDQPLHLAGMQQQVQQAEGMLRGEQFPLFVEGMFAQMSGDLDPAQKARLDGIRRPRQDVVLGTWRVLLEGSPEELSALVDELTEVPADVPYLVITGLDAGPEYAAWLRQAVPHAVQEVWQPPTHYPHLADPARFVARVEAFAG from the coding sequence GTGATCCTCGCCCACGACGTCTCGGGCTCCGGCCCGCTGCTGGTGCTCGTCCACGGCATCACCGAGGACCGCCGCAGCTGGGACCCGGTCGACCTCACCGGCGCCTTCACCGTGCTCCGCGTCGACCTCCGCGGGCACGGGGCGTCGCCGGCCGCGGAGCCCTACGACATCCCGGTGCTGGCCGCGGACGTCCACGACACCGTCGTGCACGCGCAGGAGGCGCTGGGGCTGCCCGACGAGCCGCCCGCGGTGGTCGGCCACTCCCTCGGCGGCATCGTCGCCACGGCGTACGGCGCGCTGTTCCCGGCGCGGGCGGTGGTCAACGTGGACCAGCCGCTCCACCTCGCGGGCATGCAGCAGCAGGTCCAGCAGGCCGAGGGGATGCTCCGCGGTGAGCAGTTCCCGCTGTTCGTCGAGGGGATGTTCGCCCAGATGTCCGGTGACCTCGACCCCGCGCAGAAGGCCCGCCTCGACGGGATCCGGCGGCCGCGCCAGGACGTGGTCCTGGGGACCTGGCGGGTGCTGCTGGAGGGCTCGCCCGAGGAGCTCTCAGCGCTGGTGGACGAGCTGACCGAGGTCCCCGCCGACGTCCCGTACCTGGTCATCACCGGTCTGGACGCGGGACCGGAGTACGCCGCCTGGCTGCGGCAGGCCGTCCCGCACGCCGTGCAGGAGGTCTGGCAGCCGCCCACGCACTACCCGCACCTGGCCGACCCGGCGCGGTTCGTCGCCCGGGTCGAGGCCTTCGCCGGCTGA
- the fdhD gene encoding formate dehydrogenase accessory sulfurtransferase FdhD: MARSSPRRPVLRLDAALGTAVHRPDSLAAEEPLEVRVRALDAPAAEPVVVTMRTPGDDVDLALGFLLTEGLLAGPDDVAAAVHCGDPDPADPDGLSSMNVMELTLRPGVPAPDLEGRRTFGMTSACGVCGTASIDAVSRRSQHDLREDPTVVSPELLLSLPDRLREAQRVFARTGGLHAAGLFTADGELLAVAEDVGRHNAVDKVLGRAARERLAGGWPLRGTVLQVSGRASFELAQKAWCAGVPLLSAVSAPSSLAVDLAVRAGMGLAGFVRAPRLNVYAGQERFGPLGGVGERATEGSGAAAL, from the coding sequence ATGGCGCGCTCGAGCCCCCGGCGGCCGGTCCTGCGCCTCGACGCAGCGCTCGGCACGGCCGTCCACCGCCCCGACTCCCTCGCCGCGGAGGAGCCGCTGGAGGTGCGCGTCCGCGCGCTCGACGCGCCGGCCGCGGAGCCCGTCGTCGTCACCATGAGGACCCCCGGGGACGACGTCGACCTCGCGCTCGGGTTCCTCCTGACCGAGGGCCTGCTCGCGGGCCCGGACGACGTGGCCGCGGCCGTCCACTGCGGTGACCCCGACCCGGCCGACCCCGACGGGCTGAGCTCGATGAACGTCATGGAGCTCACGCTGCGCCCGGGCGTGCCGGCCCCGGACCTGGAGGGCCGGCGGACCTTCGGGATGACCTCCGCGTGCGGGGTGTGCGGGACGGCGAGCATCGACGCCGTGTCCCGGCGCAGCCAGCACGACCTGCGCGAGGACCCGACGGTGGTGTCGCCGGAGCTGCTGCTGTCCCTGCCCGACCGGCTGCGCGAGGCCCAGCGGGTGTTCGCGCGCACGGGCGGGCTGCACGCCGCGGGGCTCTTCACCGCCGATGGGGAGCTGCTGGCGGTGGCGGAGGACGTGGGGCGCCACAACGCGGTGGACAAGGTGCTCGGCCGCGCCGCCCGCGAGCGCCTGGCGGGGGGCTGGCCCCTGCGCGGGACGGTGCTGCAGGTGAGCGGGCGGGCGTCGTTCGAGCTGGCGCAGAAGGCCTGGTGCGCGGGGGTGCCGCTGCTGTCGGCGGTCTCGGCGCCCTCGTCCCTGGCGGTTGACCTCGCGGTCCGGGCGGGGATGGGCCTGGCGGGGTTCGTGCGGGCGCCGAGGCTCAACGTCTACGCCGGGCAGGAGCGCTTCGGCCCGCTGGGCGGGGTCGGCGAGCGAGCCACCGAGGGATCGGGCGCCGCGGCGCTGTGA
- the aceE gene encoding pyruvate dehydrogenase (acetyl-transferring), homodimeric type, translating into MAPRDEVAELGALAGPLHQTDADPEETGEWLGSVDGLVEARGGDRASFVLRSSLVRARELGAPVPGLISTDYVNTIPPQDEPDFPGDEAVERRYRAWNRWNAAVMVHRAQRPGIGVGGHISTYASSATLYEVGFNHFWRGPEHPGGGDHVFIQGHASPGTYARAFLEGRLSEDDLDGFRQELTSPGRGLPSYPHPRLMKGFWEFPTVSMGLGPANAIYQAQFDRYLHNRGIKDTSDQHTWAFLGDGEMDEPESRGLLQLAGYEGLDNLTFVVNCNLQRLDGPVRGNHKIIQELESFFLGAGWNVIKVVWGREWDPLLAKDTEGALVGLMNRTLDGDYQTYRAEDGSFIREHFFGRDERTAKLVDGMTDDQIWSLKRGGHDYRKVYAAYQAATAKNGKPTVILAKTIKGYGLGKHFAGRNATHQMKKMTLEDLKAFRDGLKIPVTDAQLEADPYRPPYYHPGPDAPEIQYLQERRKALGGYVPSRRTSSKALKLPGDSAYTVVKRGSGKQQIATTMAFVRLLKDLMRDKEFGPRVVPIIPDEARTFGMDSFFPTAKIYNPEGQQYTSVDRELMLAYKESTSGQILHLGINEAGSAAAFQAASTSYATHGEPMLPVYIFYSMFGFQRTGDAFWATADQMGRGFLLGATAGRTTLTGEGLQHADGHSLLLASTNPAVVAYDPAYAYEIGHIVRDGLERMYGEGSTAVQDAEADRAHLGQVGLRDPNVFYYITVYNEPMVQPAEPEDVDVEGIVRGIHKIAPAPSGEEGAPRVQLLASGVGVPWALEAQELLAKDFGVLADVWSVTSWNELRRDGLACDEAAFTRPAEEPPVPFIAQQLADAPGPVVAVSDWMRAVPDMVRQWVPNEYVSLGADGFGVSDTRAATRRHFHIDGPSIAYRALQVLARRGEVDRGLPVKAYEQYRLDDVTAGTSGNAGGDA; encoded by the coding sequence GTGGCACCACGCGACGAGGTCGCTGAGCTGGGAGCCCTGGCGGGCCCCCTGCACCAGACCGACGCCGACCCGGAGGAGACCGGGGAGTGGCTCGGGTCCGTCGACGGCCTGGTCGAGGCCCGTGGCGGCGACCGCGCCTCCTTCGTCCTGCGCAGCTCGCTGGTGCGCGCGCGCGAGCTGGGCGCCCCGGTCCCCGGGCTGATCTCGACCGACTACGTCAACACCATCCCGCCGCAGGACGAGCCCGACTTCCCCGGTGACGAGGCCGTCGAGCGCCGCTACCGCGCCTGGAACCGGTGGAACGCCGCGGTGATGGTCCACCGCGCGCAGCGCCCCGGCATCGGCGTGGGCGGCCACATCTCCACGTACGCCTCCTCGGCCACGCTCTACGAGGTCGGCTTCAACCACTTCTGGCGCGGCCCGGAGCACCCCGGCGGCGGCGACCACGTCTTCATCCAGGGCCACGCCTCCCCCGGCACCTACGCCCGGGCGTTCCTCGAGGGCCGCCTGTCCGAGGACGACCTCGACGGCTTCCGCCAGGAGCTGACCTCCCCCGGCCGCGGGCTGCCCAGCTACCCGCACCCGCGCCTCATGAAGGGCTTCTGGGAGTTCCCCACGGTCTCCATGGGCCTGGGCCCGGCGAACGCGATCTACCAGGCGCAGTTCGACAGGTACCTGCACAACCGCGGGATCAAGGACACCTCCGACCAGCACACCTGGGCGTTCCTCGGCGACGGCGAGATGGACGAGCCCGAGAGCCGCGGCCTGCTGCAGCTGGCCGGCTACGAGGGCCTGGACAACCTGACCTTCGTGGTCAACTGCAACCTGCAGCGCCTCGACGGCCCGGTCCGCGGCAACCACAAGATCATCCAGGAGCTCGAGTCGTTCTTCCTGGGCGCCGGCTGGAACGTCATCAAGGTCGTGTGGGGCCGTGAGTGGGACCCGCTGCTGGCCAAGGACACCGAGGGCGCGCTCGTCGGGCTGATGAACCGCACCCTCGACGGCGACTACCAGACCTACCGCGCCGAGGACGGCTCGTTCATCCGCGAGCACTTCTTCGGGCGCGACGAGCGCACCGCCAAGCTGGTCGACGGCATGACCGACGACCAGATCTGGTCGCTCAAGCGCGGTGGGCACGACTACCGCAAGGTCTACGCGGCCTACCAGGCGGCGACGGCGAAGAACGGCAAGCCGACCGTCATCCTCGCCAAGACCATCAAGGGCTACGGGCTCGGCAAGCACTTCGCCGGCCGCAACGCCACGCACCAGATGAAGAAGATGACGCTGGAGGACCTCAAGGCCTTCCGCGACGGCCTCAAGATCCCGGTGACGGACGCCCAGCTCGAGGCCGACCCGTACCGCCCGCCGTACTACCACCCCGGGCCGGACGCGCCGGAGATCCAGTACCTGCAGGAGCGCCGCAAGGCCCTCGGCGGGTACGTCCCGTCGCGGCGCACCTCCTCCAAGGCGCTCAAGCTCCCCGGCGACTCCGCCTACACGGTGGTCAAGCGCGGGTCGGGCAAGCAGCAGATCGCCACCACCATGGCGTTCGTCCGCCTGCTCAAGGACCTCATGCGCGACAAGGAGTTCGGCCCCCGCGTGGTGCCGATCATCCCCGACGAGGCCCGCACGTTCGGCATGGACTCGTTCTTCCCGACCGCCAAGATCTACAACCCGGAGGGGCAGCAGTACACCTCCGTCGACCGCGAGCTGATGCTCGCGTACAAGGAGTCGACCTCCGGGCAGATCCTGCACCTGGGCATCAACGAGGCCGGGTCCGCCGCGGCGTTCCAGGCGGCGTCGACGTCGTACGCCACCCACGGCGAGCCGATGCTGCCGGTCTACATCTTCTACTCGATGTTCGGCTTCCAGCGGACCGGCGACGCCTTCTGGGCCACCGCCGACCAGATGGGCCGCGGCTTCCTGCTGGGCGCCACCGCCGGTCGCACCACGCTGACCGGCGAGGGCCTGCAGCACGCCGACGGGCACTCGCTGCTCCTGGCCTCCACCAACCCCGCGGTGGTCGCCTACGACCCGGCGTACGCCTACGAGATCGGGCACATCGTCCGCGACGGCCTCGAGCGGATGTACGGCGAGGGCTCCACGGCCGTCCAGGACGCTGAGGCCGACCGGGCGCACCTGGGCCAGGTGGGTCTGCGCGACCCGAACGTCTTCTACTACATCACCGTCTACAACGAGCCGATGGTCCAGCCGGCCGAGCCGGAGGACGTCGACGTCGAGGGCATCGTCAGGGGCATCCACAAGATCGCCCCGGCGCCGTCGGGCGAGGAGGGTGCACCGCGCGTGCAGCTGCTCGCCTCCGGCGTGGGCGTGCCGTGGGCGCTCGAGGCCCAGGAGCTGCTCGCCAAGGACTTCGGCGTGCTGGCCGACGTCTGGTCGGTGACCAGCTGGAACGAGCTGCGCCGCGACGGCCTGGCCTGCGACGAGGCGGCGTTCACCCGTCCCGCCGAGGAGCCGCCGGTGCCGTTCATCGCCCAGCAGCTCGCCGACGCGCCCGGCCCGGTCGTCGCCGTGTCCGACTGGATGCGCGCCGTGCCGGACATGGTCCGCCAGTGGGTGCCGAACGAGTACGTCTCGCTCGGCGCCGACGGCTTCGGCGTGTCGGACACCCGCGCGGCCACCCGCCGCCACTTCCACATCGACGGGCCGAGCATCGCCTACCGGGCGCTGCAGGTCCTCGCCCGCCGCGGCGAGGTCGACCGCGGGCTGCCGGTCAAGGCGTACGAGCAGTACCGCCTCGACGACGTCACCGCCGGCACGTCCGGCAACGCCGGCGGCGACGCCTGA